One window of Trifolium pratense cultivar HEN17-A07 linkage group LG5, ARS_RC_1.1, whole genome shotgun sequence genomic DNA carries:
- the LOC123887335 gene encoding 60S ribosomal protein L27-like, translating to MVKFLKPNKAVIILQGRYAGKKAVIVKNFDDGTRERAYGHALVTGIKKYPAKVIKKDSAKKTAKKSRVKAFVKLVNYQHLMPTRYTLDVDLKEVVTVDVLQSKDKKVTALKEAKKRFEERFKTGKNRWFFTKLRF from the coding sequence ATGGTGAAATTCTTGAAGCCAAACAAGGCGGTGATCATCCTCCAAGGCCGTTACGCCGGGAAGAAAGCCGTAATCGTGAAGAATTTCGACGACGGAACTCGCGAACGTGCTTATGGCCACGCTTTAGTTACTGGAATAAAGAAATATCCAGCAAAGGTTATCAAGAAAGATTCAGCGAAGAAAACTGCTAAGAAATCGCGTGTGAAAGCTTTTGTGAAGCTTGTGAATTATCAACATCTTATGCCAACTCGTTACACTCTTGATGTTGATCTTAAAGAAGTTGTTACTGTTGATGTTCTTCAGAGTAAGGATAAGAAAGTTACAGCTTTGAAGGAGGCGAAGAAGAGGTTTGAAGAAAGGTTTAAGACTGGGAAGAATCGTTGGTTTTTCACTAAGCTCAGGTTTTGA